The sequence CCCAAATGGATCACGCTGAAGTGATGGATATGCTAACAACTATCCACAGTTCGGCTAAGCGCCTGCACCGATTAATTCAGAACTTTTTGTTGTACTCTGAGCTGACTGCCTCTACACCAGAGCGAATAGAAGCACAGCAGCGTTCATCAACTGGCAGTAACAGCAAGGCAATTATCACAATGATAGCCCAGCAAAAGGCAGACCAATTTAATCGGCCCGACGACTTGCACCTAAATCTAGTGGATGCGATCGTCCATATATCTGACGTTAAGCTGACTAAAATTCTAGAAGAATTGCTGGACAATGCTTTTAAGTTTTCTGAACCTGAAACACCTGTGCAGGTAGTCACTAAACTCTACAACGATAAGTTGCTGGCACTCTATGTGATAGACAAGGGTCGAGGTATGACCGCTGAACAGATCAGTCGCCTAGGGGCTTACATGCAGTTCGAGCGAGATTTATATGAGCAACAGGGTGCTGGCCTAGGGTTGATGATTGTCAAGCGTCTAGCAGAGATCCACGGGGGCAGTTTGACCCTTGACAGCATCCCTAATCAACAAACAACGGTTTGTGTCACATTGCGATTACAAGAACAAGATAGTATTTCTACCTAGAAAACTTGCGGTGCTAGAAACAGTACCACTAGTTAGTATCGTGCTGACCAATGACATTATGGGGTCAATATGGTCTACTGTCGTGGTAACAAAGCCTCATGCTGACCTATCTTAATTGGGCAGGGCTAGCCCCCTTGACATGGCAAGCTTATATTCACAGCCTCTGGGCACCTGAGTTGTTGGGCAATACCCAACTGTTAAAGTGGTTCGATCGCGTGCAGGCGCTAAAAGAAACTGTTGCAGCATGGTTGGGTTGTCAGGGCCATCAAGTTGCATTTGTGCCCTCAACCAGTGCGGGCTTGATTATTGCTTCCCAGTCGATTCCCTGGCAAGTGGGTGACTTAGTGCTGTATCCTGCTAGGGACTTTCCAGCCAATGTTATGCCGTGGCAGCAGCTAACACGGTTTGGGGTAACGGCGATCGCCATCAATGACAACTACGAGTCATTTACAACCCAAGCAACCAGTGCCTGTGACCAAACCCAGCTACCCAAACTCGTAACCATCTCTACAGTAGACTTTACAACTGGTATTGAACAGCCATGGCAAGAGGTTGTGCGCATCGCCCATCAGCGCGGTATTTGGACTTGTGTGGATGCTATTCAATCGGCTGGAGTAAAACCCAGTTGGTGTCCAGAAATTGACTTTTGGTGTGCAGGGACGCAAAAATGGCTAGGAGCTGG comes from Cyanobacteriota bacterium and encodes:
- a CDS encoding HAMP domain-containing histidine kinase — encoded protein: ATVEQKAQNRLEELCKSITLALPHEFRTPLNGIISSSELLIQDFAQMDHAEVMDMLTTIHSSAKRLHRLIQNFLLYSELTASTPERIEAQQRSSTGSNSKAIITMIAQQKADQFNRPDDLHLNLVDAIVHISDVKLTKILEELLDNAFKFSEPETPVQVVTKLYNDKLLALYVIDKGRGMTAEQISRLGAYMQFERDLYEQQGAGLGLMIVKRLAEIHGGSLTLDSIPNQQTTVCVTLRLQEQDSIST
- a CDS encoding aminotransferase class V-fold PLP-dependent enzyme; translation: MLTYLNWAGLAPLTWQAYIHSLWAPELLGNTQLLKWFDRVQALKETVAAWLGCQGHQVAFVPSTSAGLIIASQSIPWQVGDLVLYPARDFPANVMPWQQLTRFGVTAIAINDNYESFTTQATSACDQTQLPKLVTISTVDFTTGIEQPWQEVVRIAHQRGIWTCVDAIQSAGVKPSWCPEIDFWCAGTQKWLGAGLGLAMLVLSQRVLDELTPPMPTWLGLNQPPKLESGLSKTARSWELGWATPQAIARFETNLHQFQQIGWEAVSQAVKARRDYLHERLLEMGYPVVSCPLRWSGILSFYPGAGKAEPIVHSGYKRWIITAQRGDYVRLSPHLFTSWRSLAKAVDWLWWCKLNFSSPAPNSPEH